The following are encoded in a window of Solidesulfovibrio magneticus RS-1 genomic DNA:
- a CDS encoding GIY-YIG nuclease family protein, with the protein MSWFVYIVECCDETLYCGITCDIARRLNEHNGTLSGGAKYTASRRPVRLVASAEVESRAEAARIEARIKKLPKRKKLNFIASLKQI; encoded by the coding sequence ATGAGCTGGTTTGTATATATAGTCGAGTGCTGCGACGAGACTTTGTATTGCGGAATAACATGTGACATTGCGCGTAGACTGAATGAGCACAATGGTACTTTATCTGGCGGTGCTAAGTACACTGCTTCCCGAAGGCCAGTTAGGCTTGTGGCAAGTGCCGAGGTAGAAAGTCGGGCTGAGGCAGCAAGGATTGAGGCAAGAATAAAGAAGTTGCCAAAACGTAAAAAGCTAAACTTCATTGCGTCATTGAAGCAAATTTGA
- a CDS encoding SF1B family DNA helicase RecD2: MSETQNEFSDLSGQIERVTFTSEESGYTIAKVKVYGRRELVTVVGNILCPTPGEIIKMKGEWSNHPKFGEQFKLAYYKTTVPASVHGIEKYLGSGLIKGIGPVMAKRIVKLFGEATLDVIEADIQKLIEVPGIGSKRVGMIAQAWEEQKEIRSVMLFLQTHGVSSGYATKIYKQYKNESIAVVQENPYRLAHDIFGIGFVTADKIAQKLGFDKNSPLRAEAGILYVLHQLSDEGHVFYPQDPLIVKAIEILEVEPGVLVDALGRLATEHKIVAETLDRPDGPVEAIYLAKYHLSENQVAARLKALQAAAKGVRSIDAEKAVEWVQEKLSMTLAEKQVEAVKAAATSKVLVITGGPGTGKTTIIRAILKIFSAITKYILLAAPTGRAAKRMSEATGHEAKTLHRLLEYSMQKGGFQKNEDHPLDCELIVVDEASMIDLILMHHLLKAIPKPATLILVGDVDQLPSVGAGNVLKDVIASGAVPVVQLNEIFRQAQESSIIVNAHRINKGVMPDTRPRKDADDFYFVEEEEPERALQRIIQLVRERIPARFGLDPINQVQVLTPMNRGIVGTTNLNLALQAALNPNGAEVVRGGRTYRVGDKVMQIKNDYDREVFNGDIGRVTKIDEEEQELTVDIDGRPIIYDFSGLDELVLAYGVSIHKSQGSEYPAVVIPVLTQHYVMLQRNLLYTGVTRGKELVVLVGTKKALGIAVRNNKTVSRHTHLSARLN, translated from the coding sequence ATGAGTGAAACGCAAAATGAATTTTCTGATCTGAGTGGCCAAATAGAGAGGGTCACTTTCACCAGTGAAGAGAGTGGCTACACCATTGCCAAGGTCAAGGTGTACGGCCGCCGCGAACTGGTGACCGTCGTAGGCAATATCTTGTGCCCCACTCCGGGCGAGATCATCAAGATGAAGGGGGAGTGGTCCAATCACCCCAAGTTCGGAGAACAGTTTAAGCTCGCCTACTACAAGACCACTGTCCCCGCGTCAGTGCATGGAATCGAAAAGTACCTTGGTTCGGGCCTGATAAAGGGCATCGGCCCGGTCATGGCTAAAAGGATCGTCAAGCTGTTCGGGGAGGCCACCCTGGACGTCATCGAGGCTGACATCCAGAAGCTTATCGAGGTTCCGGGCATCGGCTCCAAACGGGTTGGCATGATTGCGCAGGCCTGGGAGGAGCAGAAAGAAATCCGCTCCGTGATGCTGTTCCTCCAGACCCACGGGGTTAGCTCAGGCTACGCGACGAAAATTTACAAGCAGTACAAGAACGAGTCGATAGCCGTTGTCCAGGAGAACCCCTACCGGCTGGCCCATGACATTTTCGGCATCGGCTTCGTCACAGCAGACAAAATCGCACAGAAGCTTGGTTTCGACAAAAACTCTCCGCTCCGGGCCGAGGCTGGCATCCTGTATGTCCTGCACCAGCTTTCGGACGAAGGGCATGTTTTCTATCCCCAAGACCCCTTGATCGTGAAGGCCATCGAGATTTTGGAAGTGGAGCCTGGAGTCCTGGTGGACGCTCTTGGCCGGCTGGCTACGGAGCATAAGATTGTCGCCGAGACGCTGGATCGGCCGGACGGTCCGGTAGAGGCCATCTACCTTGCCAAGTACCACCTTTCCGAGAACCAGGTCGCAGCGCGGCTGAAGGCGCTCCAGGCTGCTGCCAAGGGGGTCCGCTCCATTGACGCCGAGAAGGCCGTGGAGTGGGTCCAGGAAAAGCTGTCCATGACCCTAGCCGAGAAGCAGGTGGAAGCGGTGAAGGCCGCCGCTACAAGCAAAGTCCTGGTCATCACTGGCGGACCGGGGACGGGCAAAACGACAATTATCCGAGCCATCCTGAAAATCTTCTCAGCTATCACCAAGTATATCCTGTTGGCCGCCCCGACTGGCCGGGCGGCGAAGCGCATGTCTGAAGCCACGGGACACGAGGCTAAAACGCTCCACAGGTTGCTTGAGTATTCCATGCAGAAAGGCGGATTCCAGAAGAACGAGGACCATCCCCTCGACTGCGAGCTAATCGTCGTGGACGAAGCGTCCATGATCGACTTGATCTTGATGCACCATCTGCTGAAGGCGATTCCCAAGCCGGCCACCTTGATCCTGGTCGGTGACGTGGACCAGTTGCCTTCGGTCGGCGCGGGAAATGTGCTCAAGGACGTGATCGCTTCGGGAGCCGTCCCGGTAGTGCAACTGAACGAAATTTTCCGGCAGGCACAGGAATCCTCGATTATCGTAAATGCCCACAGGATCAACAAAGGCGTCATGCCAGACACCCGCCCCCGCAAAGATGCTGACGACTTTTACTTCGTCGAGGAAGAAGAGCCTGAGAGGGCACTGCAAAGGATCATCCAGTTGGTCCGGGAGCGAATCCCGGCGCGGTTTGGGCTTGACCCCATCAATCAGGTCCAAGTGCTGACGCCCATGAACCGAGGGATAGTCGGGACGACCAATCTGAATTTGGCGCTTCAGGCAGCATTGAACCCCAACGGGGCAGAGGTAGTCCGGGGCGGGCGCACTTACCGAGTCGGGGATAAGGTCATGCAAATAAAGAATGACTACGACCGGGAAGTCTTTAACGGGGATATTGGCAGGGTCACAAAGATTGACGAGGAAGAGCAGGAATTGACTGTGGACATTGACGGCAGGCCGATAATTTACGATTTCTCTGGTCTTGATGAGCTTGTTTTAGCTTACGGTGTGTCGATTCATAAGTCGCAAGGGTCAGAGTACCCTGCGGTTGTAATTCCTGTGCTGACGCAGCACTATGTGATGCTTCAACGCAATTTGCTGTACACTGGTGTCACTCGGGGGAAAGAGCTTGTCGTCCTCGTGGGAACCAAGAAAGCTCTTGGCATTGCTGTCAGAAACAATAAGACTGTTTCTCGCCATACACATTTGTCAGCCCGATTGAATTGA
- a CDS encoding winged helix-turn-helix transcriptional regulator, whose protein sequence is MGHKEARQITAEDIKILMDSGKNQKEIAKELGVSVPTIARRMAALRLNKGPPMQFRDIKGLCLNSIQASALEAITPERIEKASLLELMKAYKVLLKSDKPLRKVKGEFTGLLNHLPPEEDG, encoded by the coding sequence ATGGGACACAAAGAAGCTCGGCAAATCACAGCAGAAGACATTAAAATTCTTATGGACAGTGGGAAGAACCAGAAGGAGATTGCCAAAGAGCTTGGCGTTTCCGTGCCGACGATTGCCCGGCGCATGGCGGCCCTCCGCTTGAACAAAGGGCCGCCCATGCAGTTCCGGGACATTAAAGGGTTGTGCCTTAATAGCATCCAAGCCAGCGCTTTGGAGGCTATAACGCCTGAAAGAATTGAAAAGGCTTCGCTTTTAGAACTCATGAAAGCTTACAAGGTTCTGCTAAAAAGCGATAAGCCCCTTCGAAAGGTAAAAGGTGAGTTTACAGGTTTGCTGAACCATCTCCCCCCTGAAGAGGATGGTTGA